One window of Staphylococcus chromogenes genomic DNA carries:
- a CDS encoding RecQ family ATP-dependent DNA helicase, whose amino-acid sequence MLKKALKEKFGFDTFKKGQEEIITSILQGNHTLGVLPTGSGKSLCYQLPTYIFKKPTLVISPLISLMDDQVMQMKMHGEHQVVAIHSGMEDHEKRYAYAHLHTARFIFVSPEFILQPHHFKRFKNIPLGLIVLDEAHCLSEWGFDFRPHYALIGKITSFFKQAKILALTATATPQLHKDIELATNQTFKVFQTTVNRPNISLNVKFFDSYEEKVDWLLRFIDDSGPTIIYVSSKKVGLSLAEVIYEKGHLTGLYHGDLTYQERQTVQQQFLNDDIKIIVATSAFGMGINKPNIRSIVHFHAPYSPSNYIQEIGRAGRDGQKSQAILLYHPEDQFLMENLMLSHTIEVRDITLYEQSQLIDDVKIDILNTLSQRYSVKSLKQIFLKQTELKQRAYRYMMHFIMTKQCRREVILRYFVTASTQADHCCDNCNNIESISEKNSKKVKRRLNYVEKLENLLE is encoded by the coding sequence ATGCTTAAAAAAGCACTAAAAGAAAAATTTGGATTTGACACTTTTAAAAAAGGACAAGAAGAAATTATCACGAGCATTTTGCAAGGAAATCATACTTTAGGCGTTCTACCCACAGGAAGTGGAAAAAGTTTATGCTATCAACTTCCCACTTATATCTTCAAAAAACCAACATTAGTAATTTCTCCATTGATTTCTTTGATGGATGATCAAGTAATGCAAATGAAAATGCATGGAGAGCATCAAGTGGTTGCCATTCATTCAGGCATGGAGGACCACGAAAAACGTTATGCTTACGCACATTTACATACAGCGCGCTTTATTTTTGTCAGTCCAGAATTCATTCTGCAACCCCATCACTTTAAACGTTTTAAAAATATTCCCCTAGGGCTCATTGTTTTAGATGAAGCCCATTGTTTATCTGAATGGGGATTTGATTTTAGACCTCATTATGCCTTGATTGGTAAAATCACAAGCTTTTTCAAACAAGCAAAAATTTTAGCATTAACTGCCACAGCGACTCCGCAGCTTCATAAAGATATAGAATTGGCGACAAACCAAACCTTTAAAGTTTTTCAAACAACAGTGAATCGACCAAATATCTCTTTAAATGTTAAATTTTTTGATAGCTATGAAGAAAAGGTGGATTGGCTTTTGCGATTTATTGACGATAGTGGTCCGACGATTATCTACGTGTCCTCTAAAAAAGTAGGCTTGTCACTAGCAGAAGTCATTTATGAAAAGGGACATTTAACAGGTCTATATCACGGTGATTTAACTTATCAAGAGCGACAAACTGTTCAACAACAATTTTTAAATGATGATATTAAAATTATCGTGGCTACGAGTGCATTTGGGATGGGGATCAATAAACCTAACATTCGCTCAATCGTACATTTTCATGCACCATATAGTCCTTCCAATTACATTCAAGAGATTGGGAGAGCAGGGCGAGATGGTCAAAAAAGTCAGGCGATTTTACTTTATCACCCAGAAGATCAATTTTTAATGGAAAATTTAATGCTAAGCCATACAATTGAAGTGAGGGATATTACACTCTATGAACAATCTCAACTTATTGATGATGTTAAAATCGATATTTTAAATACATTAAGCCAACGCTATTCAGTTAAGTCACTTAAACAAATTTTCTTAAAACAAACTGAGTTGAAACAAAGAGCCTATCGTTATATGATGCACTTTATTATGACGAAGCAATGTAGACGTGAAGTCATATTACGCTATTTTGTTACAGCATCCACACAAGCGGATCATTGCTGTGATAACTGTAATAATATCGAATCTATTAGTGAAAAAAATAGTAAAAAAGTAAAACGTCGACTAAACTATGTTGAAAAGTTAGAAAATTTATTAGAATAA
- a CDS encoding ATP-binding protein produces the protein MKRLNSVVIKLWLTILLIVTTVLILLSAALITFMQYYFTQQTEQTLFENAKSINHVLDESNDRQSAIRLSDAMLEKNKGMIIVPDFVNHGHQNSIKEKMLEEIKENKAFDKVLQSQKSELQHITVNVNGIDRTFVLLGYPSKAYKGQPSAVFIYQDLKSIEDTNNVITIIILITALIFLGITTVFAFFLSTRITNPLRQLKTQASEVARGNYAKRVPVQTRDEIGALAMTFNKMSRSIQSHINAITTSKNIRDTLIDAMVEGVIGINHRRETILSNQLATKLLNEMSETLQHKYDAQVNQTFQTKRTEYEEYEINKRYYVIIMSYIERIQPTGESGLVVVMRDMTNEHHMDQVKKDFIASVSHELRTPISLLQGYTESIVDGVVTEPSEIKEFLNIVLDESKRLSRLVNELLNVARMDAEGITVYKEEQPMMELVNKMSAKYKQELSELGLSLKIEDKMIMEKFWHYDFDRMEQVLTNLVDNAARHTKPGDVITISAYESETEDILTVSDTGVGIAPEHLENVFDRFYKVDASRKRGKQGTGLGLFITRMIVDAHGGHISVDSTVNVGTKFTIKLPK, from the coding sequence ATGAAACGCCTGAATAGCGTCGTAATAAAACTGTGGTTAACTATTTTATTAATAGTAACGACAGTTTTAATTTTATTAAGTGCAGCCCTCATCACCTTTATGCAATATTACTTCACGCAACAAACGGAACAAACCCTTTTTGAAAACGCTAAAAGTATTAATCATGTTTTAGATGAAAGTAACGATCGACAAAGCGCTATACGTCTTAGTGATGCAATGCTCGAAAAAAACAAAGGGATGATTATTGTTCCTGATTTTGTAAATCATGGTCATCAAAATTCTATTAAAGAAAAAATGCTTGAAGAAATTAAAGAAAATAAAGCTTTTGATAAAGTATTACAAAGTCAAAAATCAGAACTACAACATATCACGGTCAATGTTAATGGTATCGATCGTACCTTTGTACTGCTCGGATATCCATCAAAAGCATACAAAGGTCAGCCATCAGCCGTTTTTATTTATCAAGATTTAAAAAGTATTGAAGATACGAATAATGTGATTACAATCATTATTTTAATCACAGCCCTCATTTTTCTTGGCATTACAACTGTATTTGCATTCTTTCTCTCTACTAGAATTACCAACCCATTACGTCAACTTAAAACGCAAGCGAGTGAAGTAGCAAGAGGAAATTATGCCAAACGCGTTCCTGTCCAAACCCGTGATGAAATTGGTGCATTGGCCATGACATTTAACAAAATGAGTCGTAGTATTCAATCACATATTAATGCTATAACAACATCTAAAAATATTCGTGACACTTTAATAGATGCAATGGTTGAAGGGGTTATTGGGATAAATCATCGTCGTGAAACGATTTTATCTAATCAACTAGCGACAAAATTATTAAATGAGATGTCAGAAACACTTCAACACAAGTACGATGCCCAAGTCAATCAAACATTTCAAACGAAGCGAACAGAATATGAAGAATACGAAATAAATAAACGTTATTACGTCATTATTATGAGCTATATTGAACGCATTCAACCTACTGGTGAGAGTGGCCTTGTAGTTGTTATGCGGGATATGACAAATGAACATCATATGGATCAAGTGAAAAAAGACTTTATTGCCAGTGTCTCTCATGAGTTACGAACACCGATTTCATTATTACAAGGTTACACAGAATCTATTGTAGATGGTGTAGTGACTGAACCGAGTGAAATCAAGGAGTTTCTCAATATTGTATTGGACGAATCTAAACGTCTGTCTCGTCTAGTAAATGAATTGTTAAACGTCGCGAGAATGGATGCTGAAGGTATTACCGTTTATAAAGAAGAACAACCCATGATGGAATTAGTTAACAAAATGTCAGCAAAATATAAACAAGAACTTTCAGAGCTCGGTTTATCACTTAAAATTGAAGATAAAATGATAATGGAAAAGTTCTGGCATTATGATTTCGATAGAATGGAACAAGTGTTAACCAATCTTGTAGATAATGCAGCGCGACATACAAAACCAGGTGATGTCATTACAATTTCGGCTTATGAATCGGAAACAGAAGATATTCTTACAGTTTCTGACACTGGTGTAGGCATCGCTCCAGAACATTTAGAAAATGTGTTTGACCGTTTTTATAAAGTGGACGCCTCAAGAAAACGTGGAAAACAGGGGACTGGGTTAGGCCTCTTTATTACACGTATGATTGTCGATGCACATGGGGGGCATATTTCAGTAGACAGTACGGTTAATGTTGGAACCAAATTCACTATTAAATTGCCCAAATAG
- a CDS encoding ferredoxin produces MAKYTIVDMDTCIACGACGAAAPDIYDYDDEGIAYVILDDNQGTKAVPEELYEDLEDAFEGCPTDSIKVEEESFDGDALKFE; encoded by the coding sequence TTGGCTAAATACACAATCGTTGATATGGATACGTGTATCGCATGTGGAGCGTGTGGTGCAGCAGCGCCTGACATTTATGATTACGATGATGAAGGTATCGCATACGTCATTCTTGACGACAACCAAGGGACGAAAGCAGTACCAGAAGAACTATATGAGGATCTTGAAGATGCATTTGAAGGCTGCCCTACTGATTCTATTAAAGTAGAAGAAGAATCTTTTGATGGCGATGCACTTAAATTTGAATAA
- the scpB gene encoding SMC-Scp complex subunit ScpB: protein MTSNLNAIMTAILYTVGEEGIERNQLKDILNVDEDTFSTLLETFQIDGLLLQQFGNTLVLTTTEDVESYIETLIVHKGATKLSQAAMEVLAIIAYNQPMTRSDIEMIRGINSDGPVKTLIAKGLVEPKQQADTRGQHLYTTDLFLNVFGLTSLEDLPTTDEDEEEIESFFSELVNQKGAAE from the coding sequence ATGACATCCAACCTTAATGCTATCATGACAGCCATTTTATACACTGTAGGAGAAGAAGGTATTGAGAGAAATCAACTCAAAGACATTTTAAATGTGGATGAAGATACGTTTAGTACACTATTAGAAACGTTTCAAATCGATGGCTTATTATTACAACAATTCGGCAACACATTGGTTTTAACCACCACAGAAGATGTAGAATCCTATATTGAGACATTGATTGTCCATAAAGGTGCAACCAAATTATCACAAGCTGCGATGGAAGTCCTTGCAATCATTGCTTATAACCAACCTATGACACGTAGTGATATAGAAATGATTCGGGGAATAAATTCAGATGGCCCCGTAAAAACATTGATTGCAAAGGGCTTAGTTGAACCGAAACAGCAAGCGGACACAAGAGGTCAACACCTTTACACTACAGATTTATTTTTAAATGTCTTTGGATTGACATCATTGGAAGATTTGCCGACGACAGATGAAGATGAAGAAGAAATCGAAAGCTTCTTTAGCGAACTTGTAAACCAGAAAGGGGCAGCAGAATGA
- a CDS encoding response regulator transcription factor produces the protein MTNEILVVDDEERIRKLLKIYLEREGYGVIEATDGEEALHLAQTHDYACILLDLMLPKLDGIEVATTLRESKETPIIMLTAKGEENNRVEGFESGADDYIVKPFSPREVVLRVKALLRRTQAHITEHNEPHARDVISFKHLVIDNDAHKVLADDTPVNLTPKEYELLIYLAKTPNKVFDREQLLKEVWHYEFYGDLRTVDTHVKRLREKLNRVSSDAAQMIQTVWGVGYKFELNEQNETPE, from the coding sequence ATGACTAACGAAATTTTAGTCGTGGACGATGAAGAACGTATCAGAAAGTTATTAAAAATATATCTTGAAAGAGAAGGCTATGGTGTAATTGAAGCTACAGATGGAGAAGAAGCACTCCATTTAGCTCAAACTCATGATTACGCCTGCATTTTATTAGATTTAATGTTACCTAAACTTGATGGTATTGAAGTCGCCACAACGTTACGTGAATCTAAAGAAACACCTATCATTATGTTAACTGCAAAAGGTGAAGAAAATAACCGTGTCGAAGGCTTTGAGTCTGGGGCAGACGATTATATCGTCAAACCTTTTTCACCACGTGAAGTAGTTCTCAGAGTTAAAGCGCTACTACGTCGTACACAAGCACACATCACTGAACATAATGAACCACATGCACGTGATGTCATTTCTTTTAAACATTTAGTTATCGATAATGATGCACATAAAGTTTTAGCAGATGATACTCCAGTAAACTTAACGCCAAAAGAATATGAACTTTTAATTTATCTTGCTAAAACACCAAATAAAGTTTTTGACCGTGAGCAACTTTTAAAAGAAGTTTGGCACTATGAGTTTTATGGTGATTTAAGAACTGTTGATACACATGTTAAACGATTGCGTGAAAAGTTAAATCGTGTGTCTAGTGATGCTGCACAAATGATTCAAACCGTATGGGGCGTTGGTTACAAATTCGAATTAAACGAGCAAAATGAAACGCCTGAATAG
- a CDS encoding helix-turn-helix domain-containing protein, with protein sequence MKTLIQFAYHQASPYKTEKSIYNIITGKKSHQTFFDAVSLNLFTLFGIQKNLSWETFLTYITHEPNDLRIPTNNQATFQTLNQTFENIQLLIQTLSHLKHQSTSFMPVSSQIDTHLKVKQVYHQIKHQHLEENVYREIHHLFKKLNQQQPQSVIHYFLTGYEEGMYTAHQVALIEKVHPEALTVLIYKDLYYLHSLLGETEEFPILTQCRTTLKVSQAVYRTFLLIKEGHSIESISQKNRISVNTVYDHIIDLFINDYLEDYRLLINETQQIQSFAKYYERFPKQRLKFYKNEFDMFTYFEIKLIIICITKGVLHA encoded by the coding sequence ATGAAAACATTAATTCAATTCGCTTATCATCAAGCCTCTCCTTATAAAACAGAAAAAAGCATATATAATATTATCACAGGTAAAAAATCTCATCAAACCTTTTTTGATGCGGTATCACTAAATCTATTTACGTTATTTGGCATACAAAAAAATTTGAGTTGGGAAACATTTTTAACTTACATTACGCATGAGCCAAATGATTTACGCATACCCACAAATAATCAAGCGACTTTTCAGACACTCAACCAAACTTTTGAGAACATACAGCTATTAATACAAACCCTTTCACATTTGAAACATCAATCGACTTCATTTATGCCGGTTTCTTCTCAAATTGACACACATTTAAAAGTTAAACAAGTGTACCATCAAATCAAACATCAACATCTTGAAGAAAATGTATATCGTGAAATCCATCACCTTTTTAAAAAATTAAATCAGCAACAGCCTCAATCTGTCATTCATTATTTTTTAACCGGTTATGAGGAAGGGATGTATACAGCACATCAAGTCGCACTCATCGAAAAAGTACATCCTGAAGCGCTCACAGTTTTAATTTATAAAGATTTGTATTATTTACATTCGCTACTTGGAGAGACAGAGGAGTTTCCCATTTTAACTCAATGTCGAACCACTTTAAAAGTATCTCAAGCTGTCTATCGTACATTTTTACTTATCAAAGAAGGTCACTCGATTGAATCAATATCACAAAAGAATCGTATTTCTGTGAATACAGTCTACGATCACATCATCGACTTATTTATTAATGACTATCTTGAAGATTATCGGTTACTTATTAACGAAACTCAACAAATTCAAAGCTTTGCAAAATATTATGAGCGATTTCCTAAACAACGTTTAAAATTTTATAAAAATGAATTTGATATGTTTACTTATTTTGAAATTAAACTCATCATCATCTGTATCACAAAAGGAGTATTACATGCTTAA
- the ypdA gene encoding bacillithiol disulfide reductase YpdA yields MIKVESIIIGGGPCGLSAAIEQKKKGIETLIIEKGNVVNALYHYPTHQTFFSSSDKLSIGDVPFIVEDLKPRRNQALVYYREVVKHHQLRINAFEEVLTVRQIEDHFTITTTKDVYQCRFLTVATGYYGQHNTLEVDGATLPKVMHYFKEAHPYFDQDIVIIGGKNSAVDAAIELEKAGARVTVIYRGDNYSPSIKPWILPNFDSLVRRGNVKMHFNSNVTKITEDTVTFETKGIETTIQNDYVFAMIGYHPDYEFLESIGIHTHTNEFGTAPVYNKDTYETNVPNCYIAGVIAAGNDANTIFIENGKYHANYIAHDILSKKQAPLES; encoded by the coding sequence ATGATTAAAGTCGAAAGTATTATCATAGGTGGCGGACCGTGTGGGTTAAGTGCAGCTATTGAACAAAAGAAAAAAGGGATTGAAACATTAATCATTGAAAAAGGGAACGTTGTGAATGCTCTTTACCATTATCCTACACATCAAACGTTCTTTTCTTCAAGTGACAAATTAAGTATTGGCGATGTCCCTTTTATTGTCGAAGATTTAAAACCACGTAGAAATCAAGCACTTGTTTATTATCGTGAAGTAGTGAAACATCACCAACTTCGAATAAATGCTTTTGAAGAAGTGCTTACTGTGCGTCAAATTGAAGACCACTTTACAATTACAACAACTAAAGACGTTTACCAATGCCGTTTCTTAACGGTTGCAACAGGGTATTATGGCCAACATAATACATTAGAAGTGGACGGAGCAACTTTACCTAAAGTGATGCACTATTTTAAAGAAGCTCATCCCTATTTCGATCAAGATATCGTGATTATTGGAGGCAAAAATTCAGCAGTAGACGCTGCAATTGAATTAGAAAAAGCCGGCGCTCGAGTCACTGTAATTTACCGTGGTGACAATTATTCTCCATCTATTAAACCATGGATCTTGCCTAATTTTGATTCGTTAGTTAGAAGAGGGAATGTAAAAATGCATTTTAATAGTAACGTTACAAAAATCACTGAAGATACTGTAACATTTGAAACAAAAGGTATCGAAACAACGATACAAAATGATTACGTCTTTGCAATGATTGGCTATCATCCTGATTATGAATTTTTGGAATCCATTGGTATTCACACGCACACAAACGAATTTGGAACAGCACCGGTTTATAATAAAGATACTTACGAAACAAATGTTCCTAATTGCTATATTGCAGGTGTCATTGCTGCTGGTAATGATGCTAATACAATTTTTATTGAAAATGGCAAGTATCATGCTAATTATATCGCACATGATATTTTATCTAAAAAGCAAGCCCCGTTAGAATCATAA
- a CDS encoding pseudouridine synthase has translation MTQQFERLQKRIANSGYTSRRKAETLITEGKVSVNGKVVTELGTKVGPSDQVSVEGIPLELEDKLYILFYKPAQVITSVSDDRGRTVVTDYFDDLETRIYPVGRLDYDTSGLLLLTNDGEFTNLMTHPRYKIPKTYIAKIEGYILREQVKALEHGIELEDGMTHPAKVKVKKQDKTKNTSLIEITITEGRNRQVRRMFEHFGFKVTKLSRVSFGPLDLKGLGAGEGRVLSPHEVKTLRQLATQGATK, from the coding sequence ATGACACAACAATTTGAACGATTACAAAAAAGAATTGCAAATAGTGGCTATACTTCTAGAAGAAAGGCAGAAACCTTAATTACTGAAGGTAAAGTTTCAGTCAATGGAAAAGTTGTCACAGAATTAGGCACAAAAGTAGGACCCTCAGATCAAGTGAGCGTGGAGGGGATACCTTTAGAACTTGAAGATAAATTATACATTTTATTTTATAAACCCGCACAGGTCATTACGAGTGTTTCTGACGACCGGGGCAGAACTGTTGTCACTGATTATTTTGATGATTTAGAAACGCGTATTTATCCAGTCGGTCGTCTTGATTATGACACTTCAGGATTATTACTTTTAACTAATGATGGTGAATTTACTAATTTAATGACCCATCCAAGATACAAAATCCCAAAAACATATATTGCCAAAATTGAGGGGTATATTTTACGAGAACAGGTGAAAGCACTTGAACATGGGATTGAACTTGAAGATGGCATGACTCACCCGGCGAAAGTAAAAGTTAAAAAACAAGATAAAACAAAAAACACTTCATTAATTGAAATCACAATAACTGAAGGTAGAAACAGACAAGTACGTCGAATGTTTGAACATTTTGGCTTTAAAGTGACTAAACTTTCGCGTGTATCATTCGGACCTTTAGATTTAAAGGGTCTAGGTGCTGGTGAAGGGCGTGTGTTATCCCCACATGAAGTGAAAACTTTACGTCAACTCGCGACTCAAGGAGCTACAAAATAA
- a CDS encoding LysM peptidoglycan-binding domain-containing protein: MSKDNFKDDFERNRQEIKPDHTNEFNDQSENEETSFDIRDEQQHFPPRNASRRHRKRDLNSDDYQAQEHVQENSHNSHSEKRPGLLGGFVNKQQDTSHREDSAEPARTNDQGEKIRDYAKEHPHEIQNQPKENHSNNRELKSEQQRDQRRDIHNPEKGKDVHRSNINNVSREDRAKQEPHGQFKKSSEKDVNHTRSNNNSYSQEQQHKKVGPIAGGNQINHRENETHPHTNEPNASQRLDHESKKIDQNHRQQPGNTRPDQRHTKFNKKAAAGAAGAAGVAGAVAKHEHDKKQREPLSDKNEKQNHAPQQNDKIPNNNKTTSGAVGAAETRGESQHQRPQQPNDRKRPTHEDERHSRNKKAAMGAGAIGAAGAGAAGAHAAKQHNEKNQQEKNQQPRKTNRNAATGAGAGAAGASASTQTAHTPPNNKRKKGGCLKRLLPLLAALLLLGALAIFGGMYLFNQNNDENHNNKDNQTEVAKNDNASKDKAENDKANKDKEKSTEETTEETNSNETPGASSESSSEQSNQDTTQSDLNQQQNQTQQDPNSQAQTNSNQQTPSNTNQQNQNSASNNNAQSHTVTGNENLYRIAIRYYGSGSPENVEKIRRANGISGNNINNGQQLIIP; the protein is encoded by the coding sequence GTGTCAAAAGATAATTTTAAAGACGATTTCGAACGCAATCGCCAAGAAATCAAACCAGATCATACAAACGAATTCAATGATCAAAGCGAAAATGAAGAAACTTCATTTGATATTAGAGATGAACAACAACATTTCCCTCCAAGAAACGCATCACGTCGTCACCGTAAACGTGATTTAAATTCAGATGATTATCAAGCTCAAGAGCACGTTCAAGAAAATTCACACAATAGCCATTCTGAAAAACGTCCGGGTCTTTTAGGTGGATTTGTTAATAAACAACAAGACACTTCTCATCGCGAGGATTCTGCGGAACCAGCACGTACAAACGACCAAGGTGAAAAAATTAGAGATTATGCTAAAGAGCATCCTCATGAAATTCAAAATCAACCTAAAGAAAATCACTCCAACAACCGTGAACTTAAATCAGAACAACAAAGAGACCAACGCCGTGACATTCACAATCCTGAAAAAGGAAAGGATGTACATCGTTCAAATATCAACAATGTAAGCAGAGAAGATAGAGCTAAACAAGAACCTCATGGCCAATTCAAAAAATCTTCAGAAAAAGATGTAAACCATACGCGTAGCAATAACAATAGTTATTCTCAAGAGCAACAACATAAAAAAGTTGGACCAATTGCGGGCGGTAATCAAATCAATCATCGTGAAAACGAAACACATCCTCATACGAACGAACCCAATGCGTCTCAACGCCTTGACCATGAATCTAAAAAGATTGATCAAAATCATCGCCAACAACCTGGAAACACGCGACCTGATCAACGTCATACTAAATTCAATAAAAAAGCCGCAGCTGGAGCGGCTGGGGCAGCTGGGGTGGCAGGTGCAGTTGCAAAACATGAACACGATAAAAAGCAACGTGAACCATTAAGCGACAAGAACGAGAAGCAAAATCACGCGCCTCAACAAAATGATAAGATCCCTAACAATAATAAAACCACTTCAGGCGCCGTGGGAGCTGCAGAAACGCGTGGTGAATCTCAACACCAACGACCTCAACAACCAAATGATAGAAAGCGTCCTACGCATGAAGATGAACGTCATTCACGAAATAAAAAAGCTGCCATGGGCGCTGGAGCTATTGGTGCTGCGGGTGCAGGAGCCGCGGGCGCTCATGCTGCAAAACAACATAATGAAAAAAATCAACAAGAAAAAAATCAACAACCTCGTAAAACGAATCGAAATGCAGCAACAGGAGCTGGTGCTGGTGCTGCTGGGGCGAGTGCAAGTACGCAAACTGCGCATACACCTCCAAATAACAAAAGAAAAAAAGGTGGCTGTCTAAAAAGATTATTGCCACTTTTAGCCGCCTTATTGCTCTTAGGGGCTTTAGCAATTTTCGGTGGAATGTATTTATTCAATCAAAATAATGATGAAAATCATAATAATAAAGATAACCAAACTGAAGTTGCTAAAAATGATAATGCGTCTAAAGATAAAGCCGAAAACGATAAAGCAAACAAAGATAAAGAAAAATCTACTGAAGAAACAACTGAAGAAACAAATTCAAATGAAACACCGGGGGCATCTAGCGAATCTTCTTCAGAACAAAGCAATCAAGACACTACACAAAGTGACTTAAACCAACAACAAAACCAAACACAACAAGACCCTAATTCGCAAGCTCAAACAAATTCAAATCAACAGACCCCATCAAATACAAACCAACAAAATCAAAATAGCGCATCAAATAATAACGCACAATCTCATACTGTAACAGGTAATGAAAACTTATATCGAATTGCAATACGTTATTATGGTAGTGGTTCTCCTGAAAATGTTGAGAAAATTAGAAGAGCTAATGGCATTTCAGGTAACAATATTAATAATGGTCAACAATTAATTATTCCATAA
- a CDS encoding ECF transporter S component, whose amino-acid sequence MKQRQTRRIILVGMLSGIAFVLMFLKFPLPFLPPYLTVDFSDVPALIATFSFGPIAGIMVELIKNILNFFFNMSDPVGPIANFLAGSSFLLTSYFFYRKRRTQTALIVGLAVATIVMTLVLSILNYFILLPLYGMIMNLSDVVNNLKVIVTAGIIPFNLIKGVLIAIIFLLLFPRIKNALHLKS is encoded by the coding sequence ATGAAGCAACGTCAAACACGCCGAATTATTTTGGTTGGGATGTTAAGTGGTATCGCATTTGTATTAATGTTCCTAAAATTTCCTTTACCATTTTTACCACCATATTTAACGGTGGATTTTAGTGATGTGCCAGCACTCATCGCTACATTTAGCTTTGGTCCTATTGCTGGCATTATGGTTGAGTTAATTAAAAATATACTCAATTTCTTTTTTAATATGAGTGATCCAGTGGGGCCAATCGCTAACTTTTTAGCAGGAAGTAGTTTTTTATTAACCAGTTACTTTTTCTATCGGAAGCGTAGAACACAAACTGCTTTAATCGTTGGTTTAGCGGTGGCAACAATTGTGATGACGCTTGTGTTAAGTATCTTGAATTATTTCATATTATTGCCTCTTTATGGCATGATTATGAACCTTTCAGATGTAGTCAATAATTTAAAAGTTATCGTGACAGCAGGGATTATTCCATTTAATCTTATTAAAGGGGTGCTCATTGCTATCATCTTTTTACTTTTATTCCCAAGAATTAAAAATGCACTGCATTTAAAATCATAG